The following proteins are co-located in the Dyadobacter chenwenxiniae genome:
- a CDS encoding LLM class flavin-dependent oxidoreductase: MKNNIKYSILELATVSQGTTVKETLNNTLALAQVAEENGYERYWFAEHHNSDTVASSATAVLIGYVAENTKRIRVGSGGVMLPNHSPLIVAEQFGTLAQLYPNRIDLGLGRATGTDTATAQAIRSDSFKAAHSFPEEIKKIQTYFSPANRSSKVRVSMAEGTDVPIYILGSSTDSAHLAAKKGLPYAFASHFASTHLYNALRIYEQEFQSSEFLSAPYTIAGINIIMADTNEEAEKIFTSLIGMFYGMMTGNMQTVQPPSEMTEEWRQIFNHPSVHQMLRFSFVGDKKTVKKQIIAFLDDTNVDELIAVSTMYATEDRIKSAQLFAEVMKEINVNSRA, from the coding sequence ATGAAAAATAACATAAAATATTCCATACTGGAACTAGCAACGGTATCGCAAGGTACCACTGTAAAAGAAACTTTAAATAATACATTGGCATTGGCCCAAGTGGCCGAAGAGAACGGGTACGAAAGGTATTGGTTTGCCGAACACCATAATTCAGACACAGTGGCAAGCTCGGCAACCGCCGTTTTGATCGGTTATGTGGCAGAAAATACCAAACGCATCAGAGTGGGTTCCGGCGGGGTAATGTTGCCCAACCATTCGCCCTTGATTGTGGCAGAACAGTTTGGAACATTGGCACAGTTGTATCCCAACCGAATCGATCTGGGCTTAGGCAGGGCCACCGGAACTGATACGGCAACTGCACAAGCCATCCGGTCGGACTCCTTCAAGGCGGCACATTCTTTCCCTGAGGAGATTAAGAAAATACAGACTTACTTCTCGCCTGCTAACAGATCTTCGAAAGTCAGGGTCTCCATGGCGGAAGGTACAGATGTTCCGATATACATATTGGGTTCGAGTACCGACAGTGCGCATTTGGCTGCCAAAAAAGGTTTGCCGTATGCTTTTGCCAGCCACTTTGCTTCTACACATTTGTACAATGCGCTGCGCATTTACGAGCAGGAATTTCAATCCTCGGAATTTCTAAGTGCTCCTTACACCATTGCGGGCATCAACATAATTATGGCGGACACCAATGAGGAAGCGGAAAAAATATTCACTTCACTGATCGGGATGTTTTACGGAATGATGACGGGCAATATGCAAACGGTGCAACCACCATCTGAAATGACAGAAGAATGGAGGCAAATCTTCAATCATCCGAGTGTGCACCAAATGCTGAGATTTTCTTTTGTAGGCGATAAAAAAACCGTAAAAAAGCAAATTATCGCCTTTTTGGACGACACGAATGTGGATGAACTGATTGCCGTTTCCACCATGTATGCTACCGAAGACCGCATTAAATCGGCCCAATTGTTTGCCGAAGTGATGAAGGAAATTAACGTAAATTCACGGGCTTGA
- a CDS encoding winged helix-turn-helix transcriptional regulator translates to MAQKKIHCDCLATIKPVRDTLDVINGKWKLPIIISIGVGNDRFTDIQESIPGITPKVLAKELKDLEQHKLINRLIIDDYPVKISYKLEKYADTLTPIIYALKDWGLNHKKVVTQ, encoded by the coding sequence ATGGCACAGAAGAAAATACATTGCGACTGTCTTGCTACCATTAAACCCGTACGCGACACACTGGATGTGATTAACGGAAAATGGAAATTACCAATTATCATTTCCATTGGTGTGGGAAACGACCGTTTTACGGACATTCAGGAAAGTATCCCAGGCATTACGCCCAAGGTTTTGGCCAAGGAACTTAAAGACCTTGAACAGCATAAATTGATAAACAGGCTCATTATTGACGATTATCCGGTCAAAATTTCTTATAAACTGGAAAAATATGCAGATACACTGACGCCAATCATTTATGCACTCAAAGACTGGGGTTTGAACCACAAGAAAGTGGTAACCCAATGA